A stretch of the Planktothricoides raciborskii GIHE-MW2 genome encodes the following:
- a CDS encoding potassium-transporting ATPase subunit F, with the protein MKNINDFYLSSPLKLTAFFRCRGKALREKFSAFNQSHICRNALPLENSWKNAIAFMQKQGKKHLLPLSLFLWLSSNLLLSPMIYAATGQVIARTTAGAIGLLLLVTIAMAIYLLIVILQPERF; encoded by the coding sequence ATGAAAAATATCAACGATTTTTATTTAAGTTCACCTTTAAAACTTACAGCATTTTTCAGATGTAGGGGCAAAGCATTACGGGAGAAATTTTCGGCTTTTAATCAATCACATATCTGCCGGAATGCTTTGCCCTTAGAAAATTCCTGGAAAAACGCGATCGCTTTCATGCAAAAACAAGGCAAAAAACATTTACTTCCCCTTTCTTTGTTTTTGTGGCTATCTTCAAACTTGCTATTGTCCCCGATGATTTATGCCGCCACCGGACAAGTGATCGCCCGGACAACCGCTGGGGCGATCGGACTTTTATTGTTAGTGACGATCGCGATGGCAATCTACTTATTGATTGTCATCTTACAACCAGAACGATTTTAA
- a CDS encoding fatty acid desaturase, with amino-acid sequence MTASTLKPQNLESSANQFNWRMRDVIKSLPREVFIKDSRKAWTTVAVNVLMVGLGYWGLAISPWFLLPVFWIFTGTALTGFFVIGHDCGHRSFANRKWVNDLVGHLAMLPLIYPFHAWRVGHNIHHKHTNKLGVDNAWEPWLPEIYGELKNPLLAWFYRRLRGRFWWLGSITHWAAVHFTWWNFEKRYQAKVRLSVIVVLVGAAIGFPVLIATTGIWGFVKFWLLPWLVYHFWMSTFTIVHHTDPDIPFHSPENWNEAESQLTGTVHCDYPRWVEFLCHDINVHVPHHISAAIPHYNLRKAHQSLKDNWGGYIKESKFSWSLMKKITDLCHLYDDRKYYQSFQEFHGQNKV; translated from the coding sequence ATGACAGCATCAACGTTAAAACCTCAGAATCTGGAATCATCCGCAAATCAGTTTAATTGGCGGATGCGAGATGTGATCAAAAGCTTGCCCCGCGAGGTTTTTATTAAAGATTCCCGGAAAGCCTGGACAACCGTAGCCGTGAATGTGCTGATGGTGGGCTTAGGTTACTGGGGTTTAGCAATTTCACCCTGGTTTTTATTACCCGTCTTCTGGATTTTTACCGGCACAGCGTTGACCGGATTTTTTGTGATTGGCCATGACTGCGGTCATCGTTCATTTGCTAATCGCAAATGGGTTAACGATTTGGTCGGGCATTTAGCGATGCTGCCGTTAATTTATCCGTTCCATGCTTGGCGAGTTGGCCATAATATTCACCACAAGCACACCAATAAGCTTGGGGTGGATAATGCCTGGGAACCTTGGCTACCAGAAATCTATGGCGAGTTAAAAAATCCTTTGTTGGCCTGGTTTTATCGTCGTCTGCGCGGACGGTTTTGGTGGTTAGGTTCGATTACCCACTGGGCTGCGGTGCATTTTACTTGGTGGAATTTTGAGAAAAGATACCAAGCAAAGGTACGGTTATCGGTGATCGTGGTATTGGTGGGAGCGGCGATCGGTTTTCCCGTTCTGATTGCCACTACCGGCATCTGGGGTTTTGTCAAGTTTTGGCTTTTGCCCTGGCTGGTTTACCACTTCTGGATGAGTACCTTTACTATTGTTCACCACACTGACCCAGACATTCCTTTTCATTCCCCGGAAAATTGGAATGAAGCCGAATCACAGTTGACTGGAACCGTTCATTGTGATTATCCTCGGTGGGTGGAATTTCTCTGTCACGATATTAATGTTCACGTCCCCCATCATATTTCGGCGGCAATTCCTCACTACAATCTCCGCAAAGCTCATCAAAGTCTGAAAGACAACTGGGGTGGTTATATCAAGGAAAGCAAATTCTCCTGGTCTTTGATGAAGAAGATTACCGATCTGTGCCATTTGTATGACGATCGCAAATACTATCAAAGCTTCCAAGAGTTCCACGGTCAAAATAAAGTCTAA
- the kdpA gene encoding potassium-transporting ATPase subunit KdpA, whose amino-acid sequence MVQGLFQIAIALVILVGIVPILGTYIADVFLGNKTFLDPLLQPIEGIIYQLSGVRYQLTMTGWQYGRAVLFSNLVMGILIFLSIAFQGFLPLNPTGLTAPSWDLTLHTTISFLTNTDQQHYAGETTLSYASQTLGLGFLMFTSAATGLAVAIAFIRGLTGRLLGNFYVDLTRAIARILLPISLIGAIILLALGVPETLAGPQIVNTLDGGKQIIALGPVAHFEVIKQLGENGGGFFGINSAHPYENPNGFSNLLETLLMVSIPASLIYTFGIFTQDKKQALLLFCLVFLIYLFSIILTAIGEFQGNDIVNHLLGQTVPNLEGKEVRFGWAETALWAVTTTATMCGAVNGMHDSLMPNGGFATLFNLFLQIVWGGQGTGTAYLFIFLILTVFLTGLMVGRTPEFLGRKIEKREIILASVILLVHPLGILIPGAISLAYPQLSGVSNPGFHGISQVIYEYASAAANNGSGFEGLNDNTLWWNLSTSVVLLAGRYIPILALLFLAENMLNKQPVPENPGTLKTNSILFTSITAGVILILGALTFLPVLALGPIAEAFQIASQK is encoded by the coding sequence ATGGTGCAAGGATTATTTCAAATTGCGATCGCCCTAGTCATCCTAGTGGGAATTGTGCCGATTTTAGGCACCTATATCGCCGATGTTTTCTTGGGAAACAAGACTTTTCTCGATCCCTTACTTCAACCCATTGAAGGCATCATTTATCAACTCAGTGGGGTTCGTTACCAACTAACCATGACAGGTTGGCAATATGGGCGAGCGGTGCTTTTCAGCAACTTAGTCATGGGAATTTTGATCTTTTTATCGATCGCATTTCAGGGTTTTTTACCCTTAAATCCTACGGGATTAACTGCACCCAGTTGGGATTTAACCCTCCATACAACTATTTCATTTTTAACCAATACCGATCAACAACATTATGCCGGTGAAACCACCCTCAGTTATGCCAGTCAAACCCTAGGTTTAGGCTTTTTAATGTTTACTTCAGCAGCCACCGGATTAGCTGTTGCGATCGCCTTTATTCGAGGATTAACCGGACGACTATTAGGCAACTTTTATGTTGACTTAACTCGGGCGATCGCTAGAATTTTACTCCCTATTTCCTTAATCGGTGCGATTATTTTATTAGCACTCGGTGTTCCAGAAACCCTAGCTGGGCCACAAATTGTCAATACCCTAGATGGAGGCAAACAAATTATTGCCCTAGGGCCTGTGGCTCATTTTGAAGTGATAAAACAATTGGGAGAAAATGGCGGCGGATTTTTTGGCATAAATTCGGCTCACCCCTATGAAAACCCCAATGGATTTTCTAATTTACTGGAAACCTTATTAATGGTTTCTATTCCCGCGTCATTGATTTATACCTTTGGCATTTTTACCCAGGATAAAAAACAAGCATTGCTTCTATTTTGCTTAGTATTTTTGATTTACTTGTTTTCGATCATCCTCACCGCGATCGGTGAATTTCAAGGCAATGACATAGTTAACCATTTACTCGGTCAAACTGTACCAAACTTAGAAGGAAAAGAAGTGCGATTTGGTTGGGCAGAAACCGCTTTATGGGCAGTCACCACAACCGCAACCATGTGCGGAGCAGTCAATGGAATGCATGATTCCTTAATGCCCAATGGCGGATTTGCTACCTTATTTAATCTATTTTTACAAATTGTTTGGGGAGGACAAGGAACCGGAACCGCATATTTATTTATTTTTCTAATTTTAACCGTGTTTTTAACGGGATTAATGGTCGGCAGAACTCCAGAATTTTTAGGGCGAAAAATTGAAAAACGAGAAATTATTCTCGCCAGTGTTATTTTACTGGTTCACCCCCTGGGGATTTTAATTCCTGGGGCAATTAGCCTTGCCTATCCCCAGCTTTCTGGGGTTTCTAACCCAGGATTTCATGGCATTTCTCAAGTGATTTATGAATATGCTTCGGCAGCGGCAAATAATGGCTCTGGTTTTGAAGGCTTGAATGATAATACTCTCTGGTGGAATCTGTCTACCAGTGTGGTGCTGTTAGCCGGACGTTATATCCCGATTTTGGCTTTATTGTTTCTGGCAGAAAATATGTTAAATAAACAACCCGTTCCCGAAAATCCAGGCACCTTAAAAACCAATTCTATTTTGTTCACCAGTATCACAGCCGGAGTCATTCTGATTTTAGGGGCTTTAACCTTTTTACCTGTTTTAGCATTAGGGCCAATCGCCGAAGCTTTCCAGATTGCTAGTCAGAAATAA
- the thrC gene encoding threonine synthase encodes MTLSLSTTESNVSTSKSGAGATSAHSAWPGLIEAYRPYLPVSENTPVVTLKEGNTPLIPVPTIAEIIGKQVKVFVKYDGLNPTGSFKDRGMTMAISKAKEAGAKAVICASTGNTSAAAAAYARRGGMRAFVVIPDGYVALGKLAQALLYGAEVLAIKGNFDQALQFVRDMANDYPVTLVNSVNPYRLEGQKTGAFELVDALGDAPDWLCIPVGNAGNITAYWMGFCQYHQLGKSDRLPRMMGFQAAGAAPIVNGAPVAHPETIATAIRIGNPASWQQAVAAQQSSKGEFNIVTDAEILEAYRLLACQEGVFCEPASAASVAGLLKVKDQVPQGATIVCVLTGNGLKDPDTAIKHSNNNSFKQGIEPNLKAVAEAMGF; translated from the coding sequence GTGACCCTGAGTTTATCTACGACTGAATCTAACGTATCTACTTCTAAATCCGGCGCTGGTGCCACATCAGCGCATTCCGCATGGCCAGGTTTAATTGAAGCCTATCGCCCGTATCTGCCGGTGAGTGAAAACACGCCGGTAGTCACCTTAAAAGAAGGCAACACCCCACTGATTCCCGTGCCAACGATTGCCGAAATCATTGGCAAGCAAGTAAAAGTGTTTGTCAAATATGATGGCCTCAATCCCACCGGCAGCTTCAAAGACCGAGGCATGACGATGGCCATTTCCAAAGCCAAAGAAGCCGGAGCCAAAGCAGTCATCTGCGCCAGTACCGGCAATACTTCCGCAGCCGCAGCCGCTTACGCCCGACGGGGTGGAATGCGGGCTTTTGTGGTGATTCCCGATGGCTATGTGGCTTTAGGAAAATTAGCCCAAGCTCTACTTTATGGCGCTGAAGTGCTCGCGATTAAAGGAAATTTTGACCAAGCATTACAATTTGTGCGGGATATGGCCAATGATTACCCAGTCACCCTGGTTAATTCCGTCAATCCCTATCGCCTGGAAGGTCAGAAAACAGGGGCTTTTGAATTGGTGGACGCTTTGGGTGATGCTCCCGACTGGCTTTGCATTCCCGTGGGCAATGCAGGCAACATCACCGCCTACTGGATGGGTTTTTGTCAATATCATCAACTAGGGAAAAGCGATCGCCTCCCGCGAATGATGGGATTTCAAGCGGCAGGAGCAGCGCCCATTGTCAACGGGGCTCCCGTAGCACATCCAGAAACCATCGCCACGGCGATTCGGATTGGCAACCCCGCCAGTTGGCAACAGGCTGTGGCGGCGCAACAATCAAGCAAAGGTGAATTTAACATCGTCACGGACGCCGAAATTTTAGAAGCTTATCGCCTCTTGGCTTGCCAAGAAGGAGTCTTTTGCGAACCCGCATCGGCGGCATCGGTGGCTGGCTTACTCAAAGTCAAAGACCAAGTGCCTCAAGGGGCGACCATTGTTTGTGTCCTGACGGGCAACGGACTCAAAGATCCTGATACCGCCATCAAGCACAGCAATAACAATTCCTTTAAACAAGGTATTGAACCTAATCTAAAGGCGGTAGCTGAAGCAATGGGCTTTTAA
- the kdpC gene encoding K(+)-transporting ATPase subunit C, with the protein MFKEIVIALKNTLILWLITAILYPIIILVIGQTVFPFQANGSFIKNLQGEVVGSALIGQNFTSERYFLSRPSSVDYSPIELGVKTGISGASNLAPSNPQLLENVQNRISQLAQITPTADLIYASGSGLDPHISIAAANAQISRVANVRGLSAAQVKALVEKNTEHRFLEIFGEPGVNVLKLNLALDNLS; encoded by the coding sequence ATGTTTAAAGAAATAGTGATCGCCCTAAAAAACACCCTAATTTTATGGCTAATTACCGCCATTTTATACCCAATAATTATTCTGGTGATCGGTCAAACTGTTTTTCCCTTTCAAGCCAATGGCAGCTTCATCAAAAATCTTCAAGGTGAGGTAGTCGGTTCTGCCTTAATTGGTCAAAATTTTACCTCCGAGCGTTATTTTTTATCCCGTCCCAGTAGCGTAGATTATAGCCCCATTGAGTTGGGCGTAAAAACCGGAATTTCTGGTGCGAGTAACTTAGCACCCAGTAATCCTCAATTATTAGAAAATGTGCAAAACCGGATTAGCCAACTGGCTCAAATTACTCCCACAGCCGATTTAATTTATGCTTCCGGGTCAGGGTTAGATCCTCACATTAGTATTGCCGCAGCTAATGCTCAAATTTCCCGCGTTGCCAATGTTCGGGGTTTAAGTGCTGCTCAAGTAAAAGCATTAGTTGAGAAAAATACTGAACATCGATTTTTAGAAATTTTTGGAGAACCGGGTGTTAATGTGCTAAAACTTAATTTAGCTTTAGATAATTTATCCTAA
- a CDS encoding HAMP domain-containing sensor histidine kinase, whose amino-acid sequence MKRELLHPLKNPVNIIEQPKHIFWLIFAVFGFLIFWEYTTPVEYVFGYLYIIPILLAHPRLNHRMTLGVTAAACLLTLCNVVLPNLKLIDSATIANRIIVVFALVVTGWLSDRNRRYEEAISQQQAQLQSQAKIASVREDFTWTLTHDLKTPLLGAIETLKFFQNGQFGEITSPQAKAIEIMLRSHQISLQLVQTLLDIYRNDTEGLRLNWQPINLVQVAEEAIATLTDLALTRRIYLGLSYGNSDFRQFFWVKGDQLQLQRVFSNLLINGINHSPRGGRVQVILESNSNFQTVKVGDQGLGIPPGELQNLFERFYQVNSERQAQGSGLGLYLTQQIIEAHGGII is encoded by the coding sequence ATGAAGAGAGAGTTACTACACCCTTTAAAAAACCCGGTCAATATTATTGAGCAGCCTAAACATATTTTTTGGTTGATTTTTGCTGTTTTTGGGTTTTTGATTTTCTGGGAATATACCACCCCTGTAGAGTATGTTTTTGGTTATCTCTACATTATCCCTATTTTATTAGCTCATCCCCGGTTAAATCATCGGATGACATTGGGGGTGACGGCAGCAGCTTGTTTATTAACTTTATGTAATGTAGTGCTGCCTAATCTTAAACTGATTGATTCAGCAACCATTGCTAATCGAATTATTGTTGTTTTCGCTTTGGTCGTTACGGGTTGGTTAAGCGATCGCAATCGTCGTTATGAAGAAGCGATTTCCCAACAGCAAGCTCAACTCCAGTCTCAGGCTAAAATTGCTAGTGTTCGCGAGGACTTTACCTGGACTTTAACCCATGATTTAAAAACTCCACTGTTAGGAGCGATTGAAACGTTAAAATTTTTTCAAAATGGACAATTTGGTGAGATTACTTCTCCGCAAGCTAAAGCGATCGAGATCATGTTGCGTTCTCACCAAATAAGTTTACAATTGGTGCAGACTTTGTTAGATATTTATCGCAATGATACGGAGGGATTAAGGCTAAATTGGCAACCGATTAATTTAGTTCAGGTTGCCGAGGAAGCGATCGCCACCTTAACGGATTTAGCCTTAACCAGGCGAATTTATTTAGGGTTAAGTTATGGTAATTCAGATTTTCGGCAATTTTTCTGGGTAAAAGGGGATCAACTGCAACTTCAGCGGGTTTTTAGCAATTTATTGATTAATGGGATTAATCATTCACCTCGTGGGGGTCGAGTTCAAGTTATCTTGGAATCTAATTCTAATTTTCAAACGGTGAAAGTTGGCGACCAGGGTTTAGGGATTCCCCCCGGAGAACTCCAGAATTTATTTGAGCGCTTTTATCAGGTAAACAGCGAGCGCCAAGCGCAAGGATCTGGATTAGGATTGTATTTAACTCAACAAATTATTGAAGCTCATGGCGGGATAATTTGA
- the kdpB gene encoding potassium-transporting ATPase subunit KdpB, whose amino-acid sequence MICKNRLNKRQQKKQNKVKTKGLYQRAFWDAFRKLDPRYLIKNPVMFVVAIGTLITALLVLDPNLFGPVADKNDRLFNFLVTVTLFLTLLFANFAEAIAEGRGKAQADSLRSTKKDTTARKLLPDGSIEEINSTTLKKGDLIKVIAGDIIPVDAEAISGVASVDESAITGESAPVLKEPGSDVASSVTGGTRIISDELILRVTAEPGKGFLDRMIALVEGAERTKTPNEIALTVLLAVLTEVFLIVVATIPPLANFVQTPVSIVILVALLVALIPTTIGGLLSAIGIAGMDRVAQFNVVATSGRAVEACGDINTLVLDKTGTITLGNRLAEEFIPVNNYSPKDVAQVALEASIFDETPEGKSIARLAEKMGAALNFNPELATGVEFSARTRMSGTNLPNNSEVRKGAVNAIKGFVRSRGGQLTDDLDIAYHQVSRLGGTPLGVCKDGELYGIIYLKDIIKPGIRDRFDQLRRMGVRTVMLTGDNRITAEVIAQEAGVDDFIAEATPEEKIAVIQREQAQGKLVAMTGDGTNDAPALAQANVGLAMNSGTQAAKEAANMVDLDSDPTKLIDLITIGKQLLITRGSLTTFSISNDIAKYFAIIPAMFFAAGIGSLNIMGLASIQSAILSALIYNALIIPALIPLALKGVAFRPVSANQLLQENILIYGLGGVIAPFIGIKVIDSLIALINLV is encoded by the coding sequence ATGATCTGCAAAAATAGACTAAATAAACGTCAGCAAAAAAAGCAAAATAAAGTCAAAACTAAAGGACTTTATCAAAGAGCATTTTGGGATGCTTTCCGCAAACTTGATCCCAGATATTTGATAAAAAATCCTGTGATGTTTGTGGTGGCGATCGGAACCCTGATTACGGCTTTATTAGTCCTGGATCCCAACTTATTTGGCCCTGTTGCCGATAAAAACGATCGCTTATTTAACTTTCTGGTGACAGTGACTTTATTTTTGACTCTTCTTTTCGCAAATTTTGCTGAAGCGATCGCCGAAGGAAGAGGAAAAGCCCAAGCTGATTCTTTACGGTCTACCAAAAAAGACACCACCGCCCGCAAATTATTACCCGATGGTTCCATAGAAGAAATTAATTCTACCACCTTAAAAAAAGGCGACCTTATTAAGGTAATCGCTGGGGATATTATTCCCGTTGATGCGGAAGCAATTTCTGGGGTCGCTTCCGTCGATGAATCAGCCATTACTGGAGAATCAGCCCCAGTTTTAAAAGAACCCGGTAGCGATGTTGCCAGTTCTGTCACAGGGGGAACTCGCATTATTTCTGATGAATTAATCTTGCGGGTGACAGCGGAACCGGGAAAAGGATTTTTAGACCGCATGATTGCTTTAGTGGAAGGGGCTGAACGGACTAAAACCCCGAATGAAATTGCCTTAACGGTTTTACTAGCAGTATTAACCGAGGTTTTTCTCATTGTCGTAGCGACCATTCCTCCCCTAGCTAACTTTGTCCAAACTCCCGTCAGTATTGTCATTTTAGTTGCTCTTTTAGTTGCATTAATTCCCACCACTATTGGCGGTTTATTAAGTGCAATTGGGATTGCCGGAATGGATCGAGTGGCTCAATTTAATGTCGTAGCGACATCAGGACGCGCTGTGGAAGCTTGTGGTGATATCAATACATTGGTTTTAGATAAAACCGGAACTATTACCCTAGGAAATCGCCTCGCGGAAGAATTTATTCCGGTGAATAATTATAGCCCTAAAGACGTGGCTCAAGTAGCACTAGAAGCCAGTATTTTTGATGAGACACCGGAAGGAAAATCAATTGCTCGACTGGCGGAAAAAATGGGCGCTGCCCTAAATTTTAACCCGGAATTAGCCACAGGAGTTGAGTTTTCCGCTCGCACTCGGATGAGTGGCACAAATTTACCGAATAACAGTGAAGTTAGAAAAGGGGCTGTGAATGCGATTAAGGGATTTGTGCGTTCTCGTGGCGGCCAATTAACCGATGATTTGGATATTGCTTATCACCAAGTTTCTCGGTTAGGTGGAACTCCTTTAGGAGTTTGTAAAGATGGTGAATTGTATGGGATTATTTACCTCAAAGATATTATTAAACCCGGAATTCGCGATCGCTTTGACCAACTCCGACGCATGGGAGTCCGCACCGTGATGTTAACCGGAGATAATCGAATTACCGCTGAAGTTATTGCCCAAGAAGCTGGGGTTGATGACTTTATTGCTGAAGCCACTCCAGAGGAAAAAATTGCTGTGATTCAACGGGAACAAGCCCAGGGTAAATTAGTAGCCATGACCGGAGATGGCACCAATGATGCTCCTGCTTTAGCCCAAGCGAATGTAGGATTAGCGATGAACTCTGGAACTCAAGCGGCAAAAGAAGCAGCGAATATGGTGGACTTAGATTCAGACCCGACAAAGTTGATTGATTTAATCACCATTGGTAAACAATTGTTGATTACTCGTGGATCTTTAACCACCTTTTCCATTTCCAATGATATTGCCAAGTATTTTGCCATTATCCCAGCGATGTTTTTCGCAGCGGGAATTGGCAGTTTAAATATCATGGGTTTGGCGAGTATTCAATCAGCCATTTTATCCGCATTGATTTATAACGCTTTAATTATTCCGGCGTTAATTCCTTTAGCGTTAAAAGGCGTAGCCTTTCGTCCAGTTAGTGCCAATCAACTACTCCAAGAAAATATTTTAATTTATGGATTAGGAGGAGTAATTGCCCCGTTTATTGGCATTAAAGTTATTGATAGCCTGATCGCTTTGATTAATTTAGTTTAA
- a CDS encoding sensor histidine kinase KdpD produces the protein MISKTEITDRNFSLPGDYPASSRDRGKHKIFVGMCPGVGKTYQMLEEAHQLKEEGIDVVIGLLETHGREETAKKAVGLEEIPKQTIVHQGITLWEMHTDAILSRKPQLVLVDELAHTNVPGSSREKRYQDVEVILNHGINVYSTVNIQHLESLNDIVAKITKVVVRERIPDRILDEATQVVVIDVTPETLQERLKEGKIYTPDKIEKSLQNFFQRRHLVALRELALREVANNIEESAENREKTLFCNVHERVLVCFSTYQNSPRLVRRGLRLANFMKARLYGLYVENPERFLTKEESLVLETCQHLIQEFGGEFIRIKTHNVAEGIAEISQQYHITQIVLGHTRKSRWELILKGSLINQLLKYLKGVDIHIIDGEKT, from the coding sequence ATGATTAGTAAAACTGAAATTACCGATCGCAATTTTTCATTACCAGGAGATTATCCTGCCTCATCTCGCGATCGGGGCAAACATAAAATTTTTGTTGGAATGTGTCCTGGGGTCGGTAAAACTTATCAAATGTTAGAAGAAGCTCATCAATTAAAAGAAGAAGGAATTGATGTAGTCATTGGCTTATTAGAAACTCATGGACGGGAAGAAACCGCCAAAAAAGCCGTAGGTTTAGAAGAGATTCCTAAACAAACAATAGTCCATCAAGGAATCACCTTATGGGAAATGCATACCGATGCAATTTTATCCCGGAAACCCCAATTAGTGTTAGTTGATGAATTAGCGCATACGAATGTACCGGGTTCTAGCCGAGAAAAACGTTATCAAGATGTGGAAGTGATTTTAAATCATGGGATTAATGTCTATTCCACCGTCAACATTCAACATTTAGAAAGCTTGAATGATATCGTGGCTAAAATTACCAAGGTGGTTGTTAGAGAAAGAATTCCTGACCGCATCTTGGATGAAGCCACCCAAGTTGTAGTCATTGATGTAACCCCAGAAACCTTACAAGAACGCCTAAAAGAAGGAAAAATCTATACCCCTGACAAAATTGAAAAATCCTTACAAAATTTCTTTCAACGTCGTCATTTAGTGGCCTTGCGAGAGTTAGCCTTACGAGAAGTGGCGAATAACATTGAAGAATCAGCAGAAAATCGAGAAAAAACCTTATTTTGTAATGTCCATGAGCGAGTGTTAGTCTGTTTTTCTACCTATCAAAACTCCCCAAGACTCGTCAGGCGAGGATTGCGATTAGCTAATTTTATGAAAGCTCGGTTATATGGATTATATGTAGAAAATCCCGAACGTTTTTTAACCAAAGAAGAAAGTTTAGTTTTAGAAACCTGTCAACATTTAATTCAAGAGTTTGGCGGCGAATTTATTAGAATTAAAACCCATAATGTTGCCGAGGGCATCGCGGAAATTTCTCAGCAATATCATATTACTCAGATTGTCCTAGGCCATACTCGAAAATCTCGCTGGGAACTGATTTTAAAAGGATCGCTCATCAACCAGCTATTGAAATATTTAAAAGGCGTTGATATTCATATTATTGATGGGGAAAAAACCTAG
- a CDS encoding response regulator transcription factor produces MKSAELRVLLVEDDELFRLGLNIRLQQEAGIKIIGEASDGETAVELTNQYLPDVVLLDIGLPGIGGVEACRQIKQNHPDMPILVLTSHSQPSLIQRLIAAGASGYCLKGIEANLLILGLRSVVAGASWWDQTVTSEIRTVFEDVGESVTKPPILENSLTEREQEILCLIADGKNNQEIADLLHITAGTVRVHVHAILQKLEVRDRTQAAILALQKGLISRPD; encoded by the coding sequence ATGAAATCAGCCGAATTAAGAGTGTTATTAGTCGAAGATGATGAATTATTCCGTCTGGGACTGAATATTCGTTTACAGCAAGAAGCAGGAATTAAAATTATTGGGGAAGCCAGTGACGGAGAAACTGCCGTTGAATTAACTAATCAATATTTACCAGATGTGGTTTTATTAGATATCGGATTGCCGGGAATTGGGGGGGTAGAAGCTTGTCGTCAAATCAAACAAAATCATCCAGATATGCCGATTTTAGTGTTAACTTCCCATTCTCAACCTAGTCTAATCCAGCGATTAATTGCGGCTGGAGCATCGGGCTATTGCTTAAAAGGCATTGAAGCAAATTTATTAATTTTAGGTTTACGTTCGGTTGTCGCGGGGGCTTCTTGGTGGGATCAAACGGTGACATCAGAAATTCGCACGGTCTTTGAAGACGTTGGAGAATCTGTGACGAAACCCCCAATTTTGGAAAATAGTTTAACTGAACGAGAACAAGAAATTTTATGTTTAATTGCTGATGGTAAAAATAATCAAGAAATCGCTGATTTACTCCATATTACAGCCGGAACCGTTCGGGTTCATGTTCACGCAATTCTGCAAAAATTAGAAGTGCGCGATCGCACCCAAGCCGCAATTTTAGCCCTGCAAAAAGGATTAATATCCCGACCAGATTAA